A genomic segment from Nicotiana sylvestris chromosome 1, ASM39365v2, whole genome shotgun sequence encodes:
- the LOC138876904 gene encoding uncharacterized protein produces MSVDALWRLDRFTKLFTTAYGSISLEDPQDYLDSCHEVLRNMGIMETNGVNFVAFRLSGSAKTWWRDYCLARPAGSPSLTWDQFSQLFLEKYFLITQRKDYRRPFERLQQGSMTITKYDTRFIALPCHALIILPTERERVMRFIEGLAQPIRLQMAKETGSEITFQDAANVARRDEMNLFQGSGQGSDKRPCHSGRFNGASSGGRDSFGRGHPPRLFHLAIQAFHGAPGGRGSYMQYSDQQFYSAPPAPISAPSLQSFQGGYPGRQGQFQGQQSQQQRACYTCGDTKHIARFCPRTSSSS; encoded by the coding sequence atgtctgttgatgctttgtggaggttggacaggttcaccaagcttttcactactgcCTATGGTAGTATATCtttagaggatccccaggactatttggacagctgtcacgaggttctacggaacatggggataatggagaccaatggggtcaattttgttGCTTTTCGTCTATCAggttctgccaagacttggtggagagattattgtttggctagaccagctgggtcaccgtctttgacttgggaccagttctctcagctatttctggagaagtactTTCTTATCACTCAGAGGAAGGACTATCGGAGGCCATTTGaacgtctccagcagggttctatgaccatcACTAAGTACGACACTAGATTTATTGCTTTGCCTTgtcatgctcttattatacttcccaccgagagggagagggtgatgaggtttattgagggactagctcagcctatcagattgcagatggctaaggagacaggaagtgagattactttccaggatgcagccaatgtggctaGGCGAGATGAGATGAATCTATTCcaagggagtggtcaggggtctgacaagaggccttgtCATTCTGGCAGGTTtaatggtgcctcatctggaggcagggattcttttggtagaggccatcctcccaggctgtTTCATTTAGCAATTCAGGCTTTTCATGGTgctccaggtggccgtggttcttatatgcaatattctgatcagcagttctatagtgcaccaccagctcctatcagtgcaccgtcgCTCCAAAGTTTTCAAGGTGGTTACccaggccgtcagggtcagtttcagggtcagcagtcccAACAAcagagggcttgttatacttgtggcgatacgaagcacattgctaggttttgccctcgaacTTCAAGCAGTTCTTAg